From the genome of Pirellulales bacterium, one region includes:
- a CDS encoding DUF1552 domain-containing protein — protein sequence MTAAATRRDFLRALGLSAGSLPFILNLPSLAFANQSRRKQRLVVMFSPNGVVPRAFWPDEEGDKFALKESLKPLEPFQNKTLILHGVCDKVRGDGDNHMRGIGCLLTGIELYPGNIQGGSDTPAGWASGISIDQEIKQKLQQDDATRTRFGSLEFGVMVPERADTWTRLAYSGANKPITPIDDPYQMFNRLYGKVKDRELLASVLDDVQDDLKKVSRAVSSDDRRLLDEHATFVREMEQQLRADAAAKAGHQVPEIDPGVRRDNDHIPHISKMQIDLMVNSFANDFSRIATLQYTNSVGQARMRWIGIDEEHHGLSHEPDSNEKAVEKLTKINHWFCEQLAYLAKRLADTPEPGGHGSLLDNTLILWTNELGKGNSHTLDNIPFALVGGGLDFKMGRSLKFPSVPHNRLLLSLAHGFGHRITKFGHPDFCNAGPLNLG from the coding sequence ATGACTGCCGCCGCCACGCGTCGCGATTTTCTCCGCGCTTTGGGCCTTAGCGCCGGTTCGCTGCCGTTTATTTTAAATCTGCCGAGCCTGGCGTTTGCCAATCAATCGCGGCGGAAGCAACGCTTGGTGGTGATGTTCAGCCCCAACGGCGTCGTTCCCAGGGCATTTTGGCCCGACGAGGAAGGGGACAAATTCGCGCTCAAGGAATCGCTCAAGCCGCTCGAGCCGTTTCAAAACAAGACGCTGATTCTGCACGGCGTGTGCGACAAAGTGCGCGGCGACGGCGACAACCACATGCGCGGCATCGGCTGCCTGCTCACCGGTATCGAACTCTATCCCGGCAATATTCAAGGCGGCTCCGACACCCCGGCCGGCTGGGCCAGCGGCATCTCGATCGATCAAGAAATCAAGCAAAAGCTGCAGCAAGACGACGCCACGCGCACGCGCTTCGGCTCGCTCGAATTCGGCGTCATGGTTCCCGAACGCGCCGACACGTGGACCCGCCTTGCCTACTCCGGCGCCAACAAGCCGATCACGCCGATCGACGATCCGTATCAAATGTTCAATAGGCTCTATGGCAAGGTGAAAGATCGCGAACTGCTGGCCAGCGTGCTCGACGACGTGCAAGACGATTTGAAAAAAGTCAGCCGTGCGGTAAGCAGCGACGACCGCCGCTTGCTCGACGAGCATGCCACGTTCGTGCGCGAAATGGAGCAGCAACTCCGCGCCGATGCGGCAGCCAAGGCAGGCCATCAGGTGCCGGAAATCGATCCCGGCGTGCGGCGCGACAACGACCACATCCCGCACATCAGCAAAATGCAAATCGACTTGATGGTCAACAGCTTCGCGAACGACTTTTCCCGCATCGCCACGCTGCAATACACCAATTCCGTCGGCCAGGCCCGCATGCGCTGGATCGGCATCGATGAAGAGCACCACGGCCTGTCGCACGAACCCGATTCCAACGAAAAAGCCGTCGAGAAACTGACGAAAATCAACCATTGGTTCTGCGAGCAATTGGCGTATCTGGCGAAGCGCTTGGCCGACACCCCGGAGCCCGGCGGCCACGGCAGTCTGCTCGACAACACGCTGATCCTGTGGACGAACGAACTCGGCAAGGGCAACTCGCACACGCTCGACAATATTCCGTTCGCGCTGGTCGGCGGCGGATTGGATTTCAAGATGGGGCGCTCGCTGAAATTCCCCAGCGTGCCGCACAATCGCTTGCTTCTCTCGCTGGCCCACGGCTTCGGCCACCGCATTACGAAATTCGGCCACCCCGACTTCTGCAACGCCGGGCCGCTGAATTTGGGCTGA